A region from the Arachis ipaensis cultivar K30076 chromosome B01, Araip1.1, whole genome shotgun sequence genome encodes:
- the LOC107608675 gene encoding involucrin-like codes for MDWVLDSHGLPLKLRRGDLTPQAKGWHDIVRRSLIPTSNNSEVTVNRAIMIHCIMKGGEINVGEVIANNIIDIAEKVKQDSWLGYPSTILRLCKEARVPLEEFKETDMVSIGKPLTKERLEFVTTTQLERQPLARRKKRKEARQEEERQEMEEPSTLNMNQLQAALEGISGQYSQIQRSQEEQAQQQRDFWQVMNQQREVQVQWMGQQSEYQTHMMELQQEQYDKMCEVINNSAAEYGRSMEKVIQEQAQLRKEQAQQRELLHRMDARQDTFHKEFNESRMFKEARHRDRIDYDICTQEKLSYLCGTLPVLNPQIQKFNEAHKILEEQEIATVKFNAERLKERMISSGIWKREEEDSTTKQQGEVRKKEERRSKGQRKGT; via the coding sequence ATGGACTGGGTATTGGATTCACATGGGCTACCACTCAAACTTAGAAGAGGTGATCTCACACCTCAAGCAAAGGGATGGCATGACATAGTGAGGAGATCACTAATTCCTACTTCAAACAACTCCGAGGTAACAGTGAACAGAGCGATAATGATCCACTGCATAATGAAAGGAGGGGAGATTAATGTGGGAGAAGTTATAGCAAATAACATCATTGACATAGCTGAAAAGGTCAAACAAGACAGTTGGCTAGGATATCCTAGTACTATTCTGCGCTTATGTAAAGAAGCTAGAGTGCCTCTCGAAGAATTTAAAGAAACTGACATGGTGTCCATTGGAAAGCCTCTCACCAAGGAAAGATTGGAATTTGTCACCACGACCCAATTGGAGAGGCAACCTCTagcaagaagaaagaaaaggaaagaagcaAGACAAGAGGAAGAGCGCCAAGAAATGGAAGAACCAAGTACTTTGAACATGAATCAACTCCAAGCCGCTTTGGAAGGAATCTCTGGGCAATATTCACAAATTCAAAGaagccaagaggaacaagctCAACAACAAAGGGACTTTTGGCAAGTAATGAATCAGCAAAGAGAAGTTCAAGTTCAATGGATGGGTCAGCAAAGTGAATATCAAACACACATGATGGAACTACAACAAGAACAATATGACAAGATGTGTGAAGTCATCAACAACTCAGCTGCTGAATATGGAAGATCCATGGAGAAGGTAATACAAGAACAAGCTCAACTAAGGAAAGAGCAAGCTCAGCAAAGGGAGCTTCTCCATAGGATGGATGCTAGACAAGACACATTTCACAAAGAATTCAATGAAAGCAGAATGTTCAAGGAGGCCAGACATAGAGACAGAATTGATTATGATATATGCACCCAAGAAAAACTCAGCTACCTTTGTGGAACACTCCCAGTACTCAACCCACAAATCCAAAAATTTAATGAAGCACACAAGATACTAGAAGAGCAGGAAATTGCAACGGTAAAATTTAATGCTGAGAGGCTAAAGGAGAGGATGATAAGCTCAGGAATATGGAAAAGAGAAGAGGAGGACTCAACAACAAAACAACAAGgagaagtaagaaagaaagaagaaagaagatccaAAGGACAAAGGAAAGGGACATAA